The Paenibacillus beijingensis nucleotide sequence AGCTGCACCTGAGCAGCATATGAGCTGTGCCGGAACAAATAGAGAAGTATGAATAGCAATGACGCTGTGATCGGTAACGGGAGGAACGAAACGGGTATGATTCGAGTGATGGCGATGACGAAACAGCAGGAGCTGCTCAAAGATTTGAAGCTGGCGGATCTGGAGACGTTGGATAAGGAATGGTATTGGGTTGATTTCGACAACCCGGACGAATACGAAATTCAGCTGCTGGACAGCTATTTTCACTTTCATCCGCTGGCGATCGAGGACTGTCTTCATCTGCTGCAGCGGCCCAAAGTGGACCATTACGGGGATATCCATTTTTTCGTGCTTCATTCCATTGATCCCGGAACGCTCCATGTGAACGAAGTGAATGTGTTTCTCGGACCGGACTTTGCTGTGACGTTTCATTTTCATCCATCCTTTGAGATCGATGATGCATGGAAGCATTGTCCTTTTCCTGCCGAACATGCCGCCAGAGGGCATTTGTTTGCCGTTTATTTCGTCATGGACAAGCTTGTGGACCAATATTTTCCTGCCGTTTATGAGCTTGAGGATACGCTGCTCGATATGGAAATCGGGAGCGGCCATTTGGCGAGCCAGACGGATATGAACGATATTTTCAACATCCGGTCGCGTCTCCTCCGTCTTCGCAAAACCGTTGTGCCGATGCGCGATTTGCTGTACCGGATCATAAGCATGGGAGAGATTCCCGGCATGAAGGAACTGGCGGCTTTTTTCCATGACGTGTACGACCATCTGCTCAAGCAATCCGAAACGATCGAAGCGAGCCGCGAGATGACCGCCGATCTGCGCGACAGCTTCATGTCTTATAACTCCAACCGGATGAACCTGATCATGAAGACATTGACGGTCATCACGACAATCTTTATGCCGCTTACTTTTATTGCCGGTATTTACGGGATGAACTTTGTCAACATGCCGGAGCTGCAATGGCAGTGGGGTTATTTCGCAGTGCTCGGCGTTATGCTGCTGGTCGGGTTTTCCATGTATGCGTGGTTCCGCCGCAAGGGATGGTTTGAATGATTTCGATCAGGGGTCAATATGAAAAAAAAGGAGGCGGCGCAATGAAATCACTGCCGATTGACGGCGTGCTGCCGCAGCTGCTGAATGCGCTCCGGGAGCGGCGCAATGCGGTGCTGGTGGCGCAGCCCGGCGCAGGCAAAACGACGCGGGTTCCGCTCGCGCTCCTTAAGGAAACGTGGCTTGCCGGACAGCGCATTATTATGCTGGAGCCGCGCCGGCTTGCGGCGCGCTCGGCCGCACGCTACATGGCCGCCGAGCTCGGCGAGCAGCCGGGAGGAACGGTCGGCTACCGGGTGAGAATGGATACGAAGGTCGGGCCGTCGACCCGCATCGAGGTCGTAACCGAAGGCGTGCTTACTCGGATGCTGCAGGAGGATCCCGCCCTTGAGGGCGTCGGAGCGGTGCTGTTCGACGAATACCATGAGCGCCATCTGCACAGCGACCTTGGGCTGGCGTTATGTTTGCAGACGCAATCGCTGCTGCGGGATGATCTGCGGCTGCTCATTATGTCGGCGACGATTGAAGCGGAGCCGGTTGCGGAGCTGCTCGGAGATGCCCCGGTTATTGAAAGCACTGGGCGGCAGTATCCGGTGGAAACGAGGTATAGGCCTCTCGGTCCGGGCAAAAGGCTGGAGGAGGGAGCTGCTGCAGCAGCTCTTGAAGCGGTGCGTGAAGGGGACGTGCTCGTGTTTCTGCCCGGAATGGCGGAGATGCGCCGTACCGATACCGAGCTGCGCCGGCTCGGTCTGCCGGATGGTGTGAAGGTAGCCTTTCTGCACGGCAGTCTGCCGCTGCAGGCGCAGGACGAAGCGATCGCCCCTTGCGGACCGGGAGAACGAAAAATCGTGCTGTCCACCTCGATCGCGGAATCGAGCTTGACGGTGGAAGGCATTACTGCGGTTGTGGACAGCGGGCGGATGCGCGTGCCCCGATTCTCGCCGCGCACCGGCATGACGAGGCTGGAGACGGTCGCCGTCTCGCGCGCATCGGCCGATCAGCGGCGGGGGCGCGCGGGAAGGCTCGGCCCGGGAATTTGCTTTCGGCTCTGGTCGCAGCAGCAGCAGCTGCAGCTGCCCGCATCCGGAACGCCTGAGCTGCTGGAGGCCGATCTTGCGCCGCTCACGCTGGAATTGGCGGTCTGGGGCGTGCACGATCCGCTCGAGCTGGCGTGGCTTGATCCGCCGCCGCAGGGCGCTTATGCGCAGGCGCGGGAGCTGCTGCGCTCGCTCGGCGCGCTGGACGAGAGCGGCCGCGTGACGCCGCACGGCCGCCGCATGGCCGCGCTTGGCGGGCATCCCCGCCTCGCGCACATGGCGCTCGCATCCGCGCCGCTCGGCTGGGGCGATGCCGCATGCGAGCTGGCCGCGCTGCTTGGCGAGCGCGATCTGCTGCGCGGCGAGCGCAGCGCGGACATCCGCCTGCGCCTGGAAGCGCTGCGCGCATGGACTCGCGGCGGCGCGGCCTCCGGCCGCACGAGCGAACCGGGCTTCGCCGCGGCCGCTGCGAAGACGGCGGCGGAGGCGCGGCAGTGGCGCAGGGCGCTCGCGCAGCAGCTCGGCGCCTCAGGCTCCGCTGCCGTCGGTGGCCCGGCCACCGACGCTTCCCCTGCATCCCCTGCATCTGATGCACCCGACGCATCCATCGCACCCGACGTCTCCGCGGGATTCGCTGCACCTGTCGCACACGCCGCATCGGCCGCATCTGTTGCTCCCGCCGCATCGCGTGCTTCTGCGTCACCAGGTGCATCCGCGGCATCCGCGGCAGATGCCGCCGCCGGCGCTGACGGCAGCGGCGCATCAATGGCCCGCGCTGCGTCCGCCGAGCCGCCTTGGGGCTTGCTGCTTGCGCTTGCCTATCCCGACCGTATCGCCCAGCGCAGGCCGGACGGACGCTTTTTGCTCGCGAACGGACGGGGGGCCGCGCTTGCGCACCTGCAGCCGCTCTCGCAGGCAGCATATCTCGCCGCTGCCGAGCTGGACGATTCCGGCACGGAAAGCCGGATCGACCTGGCCGCGCCGGTATCAATTGAAGAGCTGGAAGAAGCGATGGAGACAAGGTTTCAAACCGAAGAGACGGTTGAATGGGATCGTGAAGCCGGAGCGGTTCGAGGACGGAGGCGGGTGAAGCTGGGAGCGCTTGTTATACGCGAAGTGCCGCTGCATCGTATGAATCCGGACGAGGTCGCAGACGCACTTTTGGACGGAATACGCCAGGAAGGGATTGGGCTGCTGCCTTGGAGCCGGGGGGCAAGACAGCTTCAGGAGCGGATCATCGCCATGCACAGCGTGAACGGTACCTATCCGGATGTGTCGGATGAAGCTCTTTCTGCAAATGTGGGGCAATGGCTGGCGCCTTTCGTTCACGGGATGAAAAGCCGGGAAGATCTGCGCCGGCTGCCGCTGACGGATGCGCTTGAGTCGATGCTTGACTGGCCGCAGCGGAGGGAGCTTGACGAGCAGATGCCGACTCATATTACCGTGCCGAGCGGTTCGCGCGTGCCCGTAGATTACAGCGATCCGGCCGCGCCGGCGGTTGCGGTGCGGCTGCAGGAAATGTTCGGCATGAGGCAAACACCCCGGCTCGGCGGCGGACGCCTGCCGCTAACGCTTCACTTGCTGTCCCCGGCCCGCCGCCCGGTTCAAGTGACGCGGGATCTGGAAAGCTTCTGGAGCAGCGTCTATTTCGAAGTGAAAAAAGATTTAAAAGGTCGGTATCCGAAGCACTATTGGCCGGACGACCCGCTGTCAGCCATTCCGACCAGCCGCGCCAAGCCGAGGACATAAGCCGCATTGAATAGGATCGGATTTTTTCATAAATGTCGGAAGGAGGTGACCGGATGGCTGTTGCGCTGTTTACACTATATATTGCCATTATTAATATTGCCGCTTTTGCCATGTTCGGGAGCGACAAAGCGGCCGCACGCAAAAACCGCCGCCGCATCCCCGAGAAACGTCTGTTTCTCGTCAGTGCGGCCGGCGGTTCCATGGGTGCGTTAATCGGCATGCGGATTTGGCGCCACAAAACGAAGCATGCTTCGTTCACGATCGGCATTCCGCTGCTGCTCCTGCTCAACTTGGCGCTTGGAGCGCTGTTCGTACGAAGCTTGTTATAGCCGGTGCGTTATTTGCGGCTTTCGGTCGTTTGCCCGCCCGCAAGCTCGCGCACCTTAAGCAGGGCGCGGCGCGAACCGAGCTGCTGGTCTTCGTCGCCTTCATATTCAACGGTAAGCCAGTCTTCGTAGCCGGAGAGCTGCAGCTGATCGAACACGTACCCGATATCAACCGAGCCTTCGCCGGGTACTTTGCCGGCAAACCGCTCCCCGTTAAGCGCCTTGAACGCCAAGCCTTCATAATTTTCCGGCACTTTCACGAAATCTTTCACATGCACATGCGACAGATAAGGGAGCAGCTTGACGATCGCTTCCGACGGATTGTCATCGACAAGCAGGAAGTTGCCCATATCGAACGTGCTGCGCAGGGCGGGGGAGTCCACCTGCTGAATGATTTCCAGCACCTGGTGCGCCTTGCCTGCAAACACGCCGTGATTTTCCAGGCAAAGCGCAATTCCTTTCGCTTCCGCGTAAGCTGCCGCTTCCTTCAATCCTTCCGCAATCCATAATTTGGCGTCGTCGTACGAGACGCCTTCTTTACGGTCTCCGGCAAAGACGCGGACGACACTCGCGCCGAGCGCGGCGGCACGATCGACGGCGGTGCGGATGTCGTCCACCTGCTGCCGGCGTTTGACTTCATCAGGCTCTGCAAAGTTATTCCCCGCTCCGAAGCAGGCCAGCTTCAGTCCGTTGCGTTCCAAAGCTTCCTTGACTCGGTCCAGTTCATCATCATTTTTCCAAAACATATTAAGCAGCTCGACGCCTTCAGCTCCGGCTTCGGCGGCAAAAGCGATGAAATCCTCATTGTTCCATGTTCCATCATACAAATATTTGTGGCAACTCCATATGCTCAGTGCCGGTTTCATGTTACGTTTCCTCCTTTGATTACCGTCAACGGAATGCCCGGATGAATTCGACCGCTTTGCGGATGTCTTCCTCGGGTTTCGTGCCGACCTCGCGTTCGATCGTCAAATACCCTTCATATCCGATTTCCTGCAGTGCGGCAAAATAAGCGCTGAAATCGACTGCTCCTTCCCCGAGCGGAACCTCTTCGAACGCGTTGCCCGAGGAAGCCATTTCGGAGATCGCCGCATGGTCCAAGCCGTTTCCTTCGAAGCCAAGAAAACCGTACACTTTGCGCGGATCGATCGGCCTGCGCCGGATGCCGTCCTTGACGTGCGTATGGACGATATAGTCTTTTAGCGTGCGGACGCCCTGTACCGGATCGTCGCCCGTCACCATGACCATATTGGCGGGATCGAAATTGACCGATACGCCGTTCGTGCTCAGCGTGTCGAGAAACGCCTTCAGATGGGCGGCCGGCTCCGGTCCGGTTTCGATCGCAAAATAAGCGTTCATGCTTTTGGCGTATCGTCCCAGTTCATCGCACGCTTCCTGCATCGCGGCATAAATCGGACCGTTTGCATCGTCCGGAACGATGCCGATATGCGTCGTCACAATGGGCGTTCCGAGCTCGACCGCCAAATCGAGGATCCGCTTGGACTTTTCCACCTTGGCAAGATTGGCGCCCCGGTCCTGGAATCCGTACCCGCCGAGGTCGCCGCACAGCGCCGAAATTTCAAGCCCGAGACCGTATATAAACTCCCGCAGCTCTTTCCGTTTGCCGGGGGAGAGAGCGGCCGGGTCCATTTCTCCGGATACGGCATAGATTTGAACGCCTTCCGCGCCGACCGCCTTCGCTTTCTTTAATCCCTCGGTAACGCCGATTCCGAAGCTGTCTACGATGACGCCGATTTTATTGGACAAATTCATCTATCGCACATTCCTTTCCTGATCAAGCGGTAAAATGGTGAGTATACTGCGCGCGGCTTGCCGGCTGCTAAAAGTGAATTTCCTTGCCGATTGCCGCCGATTCATAGATCGCGGTCAGCATTTTAATGAGTTCAACGCCGTCCTCAACTGGACTGAGCGTCTCCTTCAAGCCCCGGCAGCTGTCGGCGAAATGGGCAATTTCACGCCCGAACGCCTGCACAAAATCAAAGGACAAATGATCGACCTGAGGGGTGATGTTCATGATCGTATCGTGGCGCTCGGTCACGATGCGCAGCTCGGGCTCTAGCTCCGCGCCGCCCTTGTCGCCAAACAGCTGTACCGAAATCGAATCCTGTTTCGCATGCAGCGTAAAACTGACATCCACAAACAGCGACGCCCCGTTTTCGAAGCGGATGAGCGCATTGGCCAAATCTTCCACGTCATTGCGCTCGGCGTCGTAATCGGCTGCTTTGTAAAACGATAAGTTTTGGATGTTGGAGCGGTTGCCCAGCTTGCGGTATGTATTGCCGCTCACGCTTTTTACTTTCGGACGACCCATCAAATACCAGCACGCGTCAATGATATGAACGCCGAGATCGATCAGCGGACCGCCTCCGGACCGTTCGCGGTCGGAGAACCAGCCGCCCGGATTGCCGAGCCGCCGCAGGCAGCTCGCCTTTGCATAATAAATGTCGCCCAGCTCACCCGCGTCCACAAACCGGCGTACGACATCCGTGTTGGAGGCGTACCGCCGTACAACGCCGACTTGAAGCAGCTTGCCGGAACGGCGGACGGCGTCCTGCACGCGCAGCGCTTCCTCGACCGTTTTGCAAAGCGGTTTTTCGCACAGCACATGTTTGCCCGCTTCAAGGGCTGCGATGCTGATCTCGGCGTGCGTGTTGTTCCAAGTACAAACGCTGACGGCCTCGGCATCGGAGCTTGCAAGCAGCTCGCGGTAATCGGTGTACACGTTCGGAATGCCGTATTTGGCCGACGTTTCCTGCGCCCGCTGCTCGTTCAGGTCGCATATTGCTACCAGCTCAATGTCCGGGTTGGCCGCATAAGCTCCCAGATGCGCACCCGATATGGAACCTGCGCCGATCACTCCGACTTTCAATTGACTCATTCGCCTGTGCCTTCCTCTCCTGCGGTAAGTTTGCTGCCGCCTCGCGTTGCTGCCGAGATTAGCGGCATGACCTATTTGTTCATCTTCATTAAAAGGATGTGATATCATGATGTTTGAGATAGCTTTAATTTACCATGCAATATTCGGGTCGTGAATGTACAGAATGCCAACCTGCATGGACTATATATTCATTTCAACAAGATTTTGACCGTTCCGCCCTTTAATGAATTGAATGATCCTGAACCAATCTGCAATAAAGTAGACATCCGGTATTTCCGTCTTAATACAAAATCAAACCTGCTTAAACATGATTATGATCGTCTGGTTACCGGGGAATGAGTAAACGAAAGGCTATGAAAAATTCTTGAACATAAGGGTCCCAAAAACGTTGATGAATTAGAATCTAAAGCAGCTGATTTTTCTGAAGAAATTCAATAAACATCATAACAAGAAGACGGCATGCCGAATAATTCTCGGATGCCGGTTTCTCAACTAACGGGTACGATTCTTTAATACATTTGGCATAAAAGTTATACTGATAAATGATGTGAATCAATCACGTTCGGGAGGGAGTATTATCTTTTTCAATACAATAAATTACCTAAAGTCAGGGAATGAAGTTCAGCGCCGAGCCTATACAGTAATCAAAGAACTCAACGTTCTCAATGACCTGTCTAGGTATACACCTACACTATGCGGTACCATTCCAATTTCTATTGACGTAGAGGGGTCTGACCTCGACATTATTTTAGAGGTATATGATTTCGAGTTTTTTAAAAATGAACTCTATTCACTTTATGGAAACTTAGAAGGGTTTGTTTTAAAGGAGTTAAGCGTCAGAAGTGTGCCAACAATCGTGTCAAACTTTCGTTTTGGTGGCTTCGAATCGGCACATGATTATTGAAAATCACCTTTTAATATTGAACCCCCATATAAGAACAAAAATTATTAGCCTTAAGGAAAAAGGCATAAAGACAGAGCCGGCATTTGCTCAAGTTTTCGAATTAACAGGTGACCCTTATGATGAACTTCTTATTCTTGGAAGTAAAATTGGCATCATCAATTAAGCCAACGGTTACTTTAGTGAAATAGCGCAGCGGCAGTCTGGACTCTCGTCATTGACTGCCGCTGCTTCTTTGTTCAATGTTAGTCTAAAAAACTAATTTCTCTAAAGGCTGGTGATTGTTTGATGCCAAAATCCACATCAGATCAACAACGCCAGTCTGGAACTTATTTTCTCTGATCACCTGCGAGCTCCACTCCAACCATGATTTCCTCTTGGTCGGCAATACGCGTGCAGCTGCCCTGGCTGGTGCCGCATACCCGCTGCATGATGATCCCCGCCGTCCGCGACCCCTTCCATGAGAACGACGCGGTTTGGACCCGGTTGCTCCAGGGCATCGCCCACCGGTTGGGTCAAGCTGGCTCTACAGATCCTTCCGGCTGAACGCCCGGCACCCCAGCAAGAGCAGAACCGCCGCATACCCCACCGTATAAAGGAGGAAGGCATTCGAAGGAACACTCGGCATGGAAAAAGGACCCATGTCAGCCAGCGCCAACCCGGCCCAATCCGCTCCCCCCATAAGCTCGTAGAGGCTTCTTCGGTAGACCGAGTCCGTGGGCAGGAGCAGCCCGGTCAGAAGGACGAATTTTTCCAGTGCGGGGTGTGTCTCTCCATAGCTCGATACCCCTTCGAACAGCCCGCTGAAGAGGGCAAACCCGTACAGAAGGGCGGCGAAGATCCCGTTCCCGAGCATCGGCAAATAGACGGAACCCAGCATTGTCAGCGTGAGGAGAAGGAGCGGCATCCAGAGGAACAGCACGAAGCTTCGCAGCAGTTCTTCCGCCCGTACGGGAAATCCGCCCAGGCTGTGGATGGTCCAGACCACGGAAACGAACAGGACTGTGCTGTACACGGCGATCCAGACGGCGTGGCCCAGCCATTTGGCCAGATAGAGCTTCCAACGGGGGATGGGGCGGGCGGCGACGGCCAGCAGCAAACCGTTCTCCTGTTCGCCCGTGACGGTCCCCATGGCTGAGAAGAGCACGAAGAAGGACGCCAGGAATTGTGCGAAAAAAAGCCCCAGCACCATCAGCACCATGCTGTTCATCAGCCGTTCGGCGGGGGAGACCCGGTTCTGCCAGGCCATGCCTGCCAGCTCCCGGACCCCGAAGGCGAACAGGACCAGAAAGACGAAGGTCAGAATTAGCGTGACCAGGAACACCCGCTTGCGGGTCAGCTCCTTGAAGGTGGCGGAGATGTATAAGGTCATTGCGGGACACCTCCTTGACGGGACCCGGCCATTCGGAGGAACCAGTCCTCCAGGCTGTACGGCTCGGGGCCGGATTCGTAGAGCGTCAGGCCGCTCCGGATGAACAGAGAGATCAGATAGCCGGCCTGTTCCCGGTCGGTTACGCGGGCGGACAGGAGGGCGTTACCGCTCTCATCGGCCTCGACCAGGCTCAGCTGGGAGGAGAGGGCGCCGCCGACGGCGTCGTTCAGCTCCGCCCACGTCTCCGGGAGCCAGCCGCCGAGCCGGAAGCGCCAGTTGGCACCGCTGTCCCCGCTATCACCGGTGCCGCTGAGCAGCTTGTGCAGCGGACCCGACGCCA carries:
- the hrpB gene encoding ATP-dependent helicase HrpB, yielding MKSLPIDGVLPQLLNALRERRNAVLVAQPGAGKTTRVPLALLKETWLAGQRIIMLEPRRLAARSAARYMAAELGEQPGGTVGYRVRMDTKVGPSTRIEVVTEGVLTRMLQEDPALEGVGAVLFDEYHERHLHSDLGLALCLQTQSLLRDDLRLLIMSATIEAEPVAELLGDAPVIESTGRQYPVETRYRPLGPGKRLEEGAAAAALEAVREGDVLVFLPGMAEMRRTDTELRRLGLPDGVKVAFLHGSLPLQAQDEAIAPCGPGERKIVLSTSIAESSLTVEGITAVVDSGRMRVPRFSPRTGMTRLETVAVSRASADQRRGRAGRLGPGICFRLWSQQQQLQLPASGTPELLEADLAPLTLELAVWGVHDPLELAWLDPPPQGAYAQARELLRSLGALDESGRVTPHGRRMAALGGHPRLAHMALASAPLGWGDAACELAALLGERDLLRGERSADIRLRLEALRAWTRGGAASGRTSEPGFAAAAAKTAAEARQWRRALAQQLGASGSAAVGGPATDASPASPASDAPDASIAPDVSAGFAAPVAHAASAASVAPAASRASASPGASAASAADAAAGADGSGASMARAASAEPPWGLLLALAYPDRIAQRRPDGRFLLANGRGAALAHLQPLSQAAYLAAAELDDSGTESRIDLAAPVSIEELEEAMETRFQTEETVEWDREAGAVRGRRRVKLGALVIREVPLHRMNPDEVADALLDGIRQEGIGLLPWSRGARQLQERIIAMHSVNGTYPDVSDEALSANVGQWLAPFVHGMKSREDLRRLPLTDALESMLDWPQRRELDEQMPTHITVPSGSRVPVDYSDPAAPAVAVRLQEMFGMRQTPRLGGGRLPLTLHLLSPARRPVQVTRDLESFWSSVYFEVKKDLKGRYPKHYWPDDPLSAIPTSRAKPRT
- a CDS encoding Gfo/Idh/MocA family protein, with the translated sequence MSQLKVGVIGAGSISGAHLGAYAANPDIELVAICDLNEQRAQETSAKYGIPNVYTDYRELLASSDAEAVSVCTWNNTHAEISIAALEAGKHVLCEKPLCKTVEEALRVQDAVRRSGKLLQVGVVRRYASNTDVVRRFVDAGELGDIYYAKASCLRRLGNPGGWFSDRERSGGGPLIDLGVHIIDACWYLMGRPKVKSVSGNTYRKLGNRSNIQNLSFYKAADYDAERNDVEDLANALIRFENGASLFVDVSFTLHAKQDSISVQLFGDKGGAELEPELRIVTERHDTIMNITPQVDHLSFDFVQAFGREIAHFADSCRGLKETLSPVEDGVELIKMLTAIYESAAIGKEIHF
- a CDS encoding sugar phosphate isomerase/epimerase family protein, with amino-acid sequence MKPALSIWSCHKYLYDGTWNNEDFIAFAAEAGAEGVELLNMFWKNDDELDRVKEALERNGLKLACFGAGNNFAEPDEVKRRQQVDDIRTAVDRAAALGASVVRVFAGDRKEGVSYDDAKLWIAEGLKEAAAYAEAKGIALCLENHGVFAGKAHQVLEIIQQVDSPALRSTFDMGNFLLVDDNPSEAIVKLLPYLSHVHVKDFVKVPENYEGLAFKALNGERFAGKVPGEGSVDIGYVFDQLQLSGYEDWLTVEYEGDEDQQLGSRRALLKVRELAGGQTTESRK
- a CDS encoding sugar phosphate isomerase/epimerase family protein → MNLSNKIGVIVDSFGIGVTEGLKKAKAVGAEGVQIYAVSGEMDPAALSPGKRKELREFIYGLGLEISALCGDLGGYGFQDRGANLAKVEKSKRILDLAVELGTPIVTTHIGIVPDDANGPIYAAMQEACDELGRYAKSMNAYFAIETGPEPAAHLKAFLDTLSTNGVSVNFDPANMVMVTGDDPVQGVRTLKDYIVHTHVKDGIRRRPIDPRKVYGFLGFEGNGLDHAAISEMASSGNAFEEVPLGEGAVDFSAYFAALQEIGYEGYLTIEREVGTKPEEDIRKAVEFIRAFR
- a CDS encoding DUF1294 domain-containing protein; its protein translation is MAVALFTLYIAIINIAAFAMFGSDKAAARKNRRRIPEKRLFLVSAAGGSMGALIGMRIWRHKTKHASFTIGIPLLLLLNLALGALFVRSLL
- the corA gene encoding magnesium/cobalt transporter CorA, which encodes MIRVMAMTKQQELLKDLKLADLETLDKEWYWVDFDNPDEYEIQLLDSYFHFHPLAIEDCLHLLQRPKVDHYGDIHFFVLHSIDPGTLHVNEVNVFLGPDFAVTFHFHPSFEIDDAWKHCPFPAEHAARGHLFAVYFVMDKLVDQYFPAVYELEDTLLDMEIGSGHLASQTDMNDIFNIRSRLLRLRKTVVPMRDLLYRIISMGEIPGMKELAAFFHDVYDHLLKQSETIEASREMTADLRDSFMSYNSNRMNLIMKTLTVITTIFMPLTFIAGIYGMNFVNMPELQWQWGYFAVLGVMLLVGFSMYAWFRRKGWFE
- a CDS encoding ABC transporter permease subunit → MTLYISATFKELTRKRVFLVTLILTFVFLVLFAFGVRELAGMAWQNRVSPAERLMNSMVLMVLGLFFAQFLASFFVLFSAMGTVTGEQENGLLLAVAARPIPRWKLYLAKWLGHAVWIAVYSTVLFVSVVWTIHSLGGFPVRAEELLRSFVLFLWMPLLLLTLTMLGSVYLPMLGNGIFAALLYGFALFSGLFEGVSSYGETHPALEKFVLLTGLLLPTDSVYRRSLYELMGGADWAGLALADMGPFSMPSVPSNAFLLYTVGYAAVLLLLGCRAFSRKDL